Proteins encoded by one window of Lathyrus oleraceus cultivar Zhongwan6 chromosome 1, CAAS_Psat_ZW6_1.0, whole genome shotgun sequence:
- the LOC127091677 gene encoding very-long-chain aldehyde decarbonylase CER3: MGAPLSTWPWENFGVFKYVLYGPFAGKVMYDMLYEKEKDFKFSWCLCLLILCGLRGFLYVLWSSYSNMFFLTRNRQILKQGVDFKQVDKEWDWDNFLILQAIVSYMAYYMFPFLQNLPLWNMKGVIAALIFHVGISEPLYYLVHRKFHGNYLFTNYHSLHHSSPVPQSFTAGNGTVLEHLFLSLVIGIPILGASFIGYGSISLIYGYILIFDFLRCLGHCNVEIVPYRIFKTFPFIRYLIYTPTYHSLHHTEMDSNFCLFMPLFDALGNTVNTKSWELHESLSKGNCSRVPDFVFLAHIVDVTSSMHVQFGLRSFASLPFTTRFFLIPLFPIPVISLLAMWLWSKTFLLSFYYLKDRLHQTWVVPRCGFQYFLPFATEGINNHIEKAILTADKIGVKVISLAALNKNESLNGGGKLFVDKYPNLRVRVVHGNTLTAAVILDEIPKDAKEVFLTGATSKLGRAIALYLCRNKVKVLMLTLSTDRFKKIQKEAPQQYQSYLVQVTKYQAAQHCKTWIVGKWITPREQNWAPRGTHFHQFVVPPIFGFRRDCTYGDLAAMRLPEDVEGLGCCEYTMDRGVVHACHAGGVVHSLEGWTHHEVGAIDVDRIDVVWKAALKHGLTPVSSGSTAKPNII, encoded by the exons ATGGGTGCTCCTTTATCAACCTGGCCATGGGAGAACTTTGGAGTATTCAAG TACGTGCTATACGGGCCATTTGCAGGCAAAGTAATGTATGATATGTTGTATGAAAAAGAGAAGGACTTCAAATTCAGCTGGTGCCTTTGTTTGCTCATACTCTGTGGTCTCAGAGGTTTTCTTTATGTGCTATGGAGTTCTTACAGTAACATGTTTTTTCTAACACGAAACCGTCAGATTCTTAAACAAGGGGTTGATTTCAAACAGGTTGACAAAGAATGGGACTG GGATAACTTTTTAATACTTCAAGCAATAGTGTCTTATATGGCCTATTACATGTTTCCTTTCCTACAAAATCTTCCTTTATGGAACATGAAAGGTGTTATAGCAGCTTTGATATTTCATGTGGGGATATCAGAACCACTTTATTACTTGGTGCATAGAAAGTTTCATGGAAACTATCTTTTCACCAATTACCATTCACTTCATCATTCATCACCAGTACCGCAGTCATTTACGGCTGGAAATGGAACTGTTTTGGAGCATCTGTTTCTGAGTTTAGTAATCGGAATTCCGATCCTCGGAGCTTCATTCATTGGATATGGATCAATAAGTTTGATATACGGATACATTTTGATATTTGATTTTCTTAGATGTTTGGGCCATTGCAACGTTGAAATTGTTCCGTATCGTATCTTCAAAACATTCCCATTTATCAGATATCTCATATACACCCCAAC ATACCACAGTCTACACCATACTGAAATGGACTCGAATTTTTGCCTCTTCATGCCTCTTTTTGACGCACTAGGAAATACAGTTAACACGAAATCATGGGAATTACATGAATCATTGAGCAAAGGAAATTGTAGTAGGGTACCGGACTTTGTATTTCTGGCTCATATAGTGGATGTCACATCCTCTATGCATGTTCAATTCGGTCTGAGATCATTTGCTTCTTTACCGTTCACAACAAGGTTCTTCTTGATCCCGTTATTTCCAATCCCAGTGATATCTTTGTTAGCGATGTGGCTTTGGTCCAAGACGTTTCTTCTTTCTTTCTACTATCTTAAGGATAGACTACATCAAACATGGGTTGTCCCTAGGTGTGGCTTTCAG TATTTCTTACCATTTGCGACTGAGGGTATCAATAATCATATTGAGAAAGCTATCCTCACGGCAGATAAAATTGGTGTTAAAGTCATAAGCTTGGCTGCTTTGAATAAG AATGAATCTCTTAACGGTGGAGGAAAACTCTTCGTGGACAAGTACCCAAATCTCAGAGTTCGTGTCGTTCATGGCAACACTTTAACAGCAGCTGTGATCTTAGATGAAATCCCCAAAGATGCTAAAGAGGTTTTCCTTACTGGTGCAACTTCCAAGCTTGGAAGAGCAATTGCTCTCTATCTCTGCAGAAACAAAGTCAAAGTTCTG ATGTTAACACTATCAACAGATAGGTTTAAGAAGATTCAAAAGGAAGCACCCCAACAATACCAAAGTTACCTAGTTCAAGTGACAAAATACCAAGCAGCACAGCACTGCAAGACGTGGATAGTTGGCAAGTGGATCACTCCCAGAGAGCAAAACTGGGCGCCAAGAGGAACACATTTCCACCAATTTGTTGTGCCTCCGATATTTGGATTTAGAAGAGATTGCACCTATGGTGATCTAGCAGCAATGAGATTGCCGGAGGATGTGGAAGGTCTTGGATGCTGTGAGTACACGATGGATAGAGGAGTTGTTCATGcatgccatgcaggaggagttgTGCATAGTCTTGAGGGTTGGACT